A genomic window from Triticum urartu cultivar G1812 chromosome 7, Tu2.1, whole genome shotgun sequence includes:
- the LOC125522503 gene encoding PR5-like receptor kinase produces the protein MALPHRRLFLFTVVVFLPQVFSQLPNICGTKANGRYACPDCSTSTAATSNRSAGFEANLLRLQASLQHMAATDASFLNSTFTTGASDAADTVFGLAMCFTDAERSDCSACLAGAAAELPGTRCAGRRDIVLWYGHCLVRYDDTPFFGTADTSPARRFDVPNPHNFSDPVSLGAARQRLAGRMLPAAAASTLRFAFDAEEVTPNMTLHGLAQCTEDLPAEECSRCLASHMVWLAGCCADMDGVRLNGPSCYLRYEFMAFIPSMPPSMAPLLPPPPASESGTPSGRKKARTYILAGTLSALALLCLCLLGAFLYYKKKFHGSLPPMPWKRDTPTIESFLRWQHPRRYSYSQVKRMTKSFSHKLGHGGNGVVYKGRLPDGREIAVKMLKDNRDVDGEDFMTEVASISRTSHVNVVTLLGFCLQGRSKRGLIYEFMPNGSLERYTSGRGTEHNSLGWETLFDIAVGIARGLEYLHRGCNAHIVHFDIKPHNILLDRDLRPKISDFGLAKLCSQKESTIAVSIAGARGTIGYIAPEVFSRGVGAVTSKSDVYSYGMMVLEISEARRSMDDDDFTDSEASSSSKYFPQCLYEGLDQFCARACAIDDSDGKATGLVRKMVVVGLWCVQISPSDRPSMTRVLEMLEKSAEELQLPPHTPRGP, from the coding sequence ATGGCTTTGCCTCATCGGCGCCTCTTCCTCTTCACCGTCGTCGTCTTCCTCCCACAAGTGTTCTCCCAGCTCCCCAACATCTGCGGGACCAAGGCCAATGGCAGGTACGCCTGCCCTGACTGCTCCACCTCTACTGCAGCCACCTCAAACCGTAGCGCCGGCTTCGAGGCCAACCTCCTCCGGCTCCAGGCCTCTCTCCAACACATGGCCGCCACGGACGCCAGCTTCCTGAACTCCACTTTCACCACTGGCGCCAGCGACGCGGCGGACACGGTCTTTGGGCTCGCCATGTGCTTCACCGACGCGGAGCGGTCCGACTGCTCTGCCTGTCTCGCTGGCGCGGCAGCCGAGTTGCCCGGGACCCGGTGCGCAGGCCGCAGGGACATTGTCCTTTGGTACGGGCACTGCCTCGTGCGCTACGATGACACCCCCTTCTTCGGCACCGCGGACACGTCACCGGCGCGGCGGTTCGACGTGCCCAACCCCCACAACTTCTCAGATCCAGTGAGCCTGGGTGCGGCGCGTCAGAGGCTGGCCGGGCGGATGCTCCCCGCCGCGGCGGCCTCGACGCTCCGGTTTGCCTTTGATGCCGAGGAGGTCACACCGAACATGACGCTGCATGGGCTGGCGCAATGCACGGAGGACCTGCCCGCCGAGGAGTGCAGCCGGTGCCTGGCATCGCACATGGTCTGGCTCGCCGGATGCTGCGCCGACATGGACGGTGTCCGTCTAAACGGGCCCAGCTGCTACCTGCGCTATGAGTTCATGGCCTTCATCCCCAGCATGCCGCCGTCCATGGCACCCCTGCTACCTCCTCCTCCGGCGTCTGAATCAGGGACTCCCTCAGGGAGGAAGAAGGCTAGAACATACATACTTGCGGGGACCCTGAGTGCATTGGCGCTGCTGTGCCTCTGTCTTCTGGGAGCATTTCTGTATTACAAGAAGAAGTTTCATGGCTCACTTCCTCCCATGCCCTGGAAGAGGGACACACCGACGATTGAATCCTTCCTGCGGTGGCAACATCCGAGGAGGTACAGCTACTCGCAAGTGAAACGGATGACGAAATCTTTCTCGCACAAACTTGGCCACGGCGGCAACGGTGTGGTCTACAAAGGCAGACTCCCGGATGGCCGTGAGATTGCCGTGAAGATGCTCAAGGACAACAGGGACGTCGATGGCGAGGATTTCATGACTGAGGTCGCCAGCATCAGCAGGACCTCCCATGTCAACGTCGTCACGCTGCTGGGATTCTGCTTGCAGGGTAGATCTAAAAGGGGACTCATCTATGAGTTCATGCCGAATGGCTCCCTTGAAAGATACACTTCTGGGAGAGGCACTGAGCACAACTCACTTGGCTGGGAGACACTGTTCGACATTGCTGTCGGCATTGCGCGAGGCCTCGAGTACCTGCACAGAGGTTGCAACGCGCACATTGTGCATTTTGACATCAAGCCTCACAACATCCTCCTGGACCGGGACCTCCGGCCTAAGATCTCCGACTTCGGACTGGCCAAGCTGTGCTCCCAAAAAGAGAGCACAATCGCGGTGTCCATTGCAGGAGCTCGGGGCACGATCGGGTACATCGCGCCTGAGGTGTTCTCCAGGGGAGTAGGGGCAGTCACCAGCAAGTCCGACGTCTACAGCTATGGCATGATGGTTCTTGAGATATCTGAGGCTAGGAGGAGCATGGATGACGACGATTTCACTGATTCAgaggcaagcagcagcagcaagtATTTCCCCCAGTGTTTATATGAAGGCTTAGATCAGTTCTGTGCAAGAGCTTGCGCCATCGATGATAGCGATGGCAAGGCTACCGGACTGGTGAGGAAGATGGTGGTGGTCGGGCTGTGGTGCGTGCAAATCTCCCCTTCGGACCGGCCTTCCATGACCAGAGTGCTCGAGATGCTGGAGAAGAGTGCTGAAGAGCTTCAGCTACCACCACACACTCCACGTGGACCTTGA
- the LOC125522504 gene encoding pentatricopeptide repeat-containing protein At1g08070, chloroplastic-like has translation MLPSILSKSRNAPSPAGHRRRLRRLISSSLGRATTLPPTTAIAATPPPSTNCHLASSTHSYHHYTSILQSCVAAGSLRAGRQLHGRLLVSGLGPDTVLSTKLVDLYSACGHVGQARRLFDGMPKRNVFLWNVLIRAYAREGPHEAAVQLYYGMAEHGVEPDNFTYPLVLKACAALLDLETGREVHERVSGTRWGQDVFVCAGVVDMYAKCGCVDDARAVFDGIAVRDAVVWNSMIAAYGQNGRPMEALSLCRDMASNGVGPTIATLVSTISAAADAAALPRGRELHGFGWRRGFGRQDKLKTSLLDMYAKSGWVQVARVLFEQLMKRELVSWNAMICGYGMHGHADEALELFNKMRGDAQVTPDNITFVGVLSACNHGGMVEEAREFFGLMVDVYSIKPTVQHYTCLVDVLGHTGRFEEAYDLIKGMSIKPDSGIWGALLNGCKIHKNVELGELALQKLIELEPEDAGNYVHLSNIYAQSGKWENAARVRKLMTNRGLKKILACSWIELKGKTHGFLVGDASHPRSDEIYEELERLEGLMSDAGYVPDTMPVFHNVDDDEKRNMVRSHSERLAIAFGLISTPPGTKLLVTKNLRVCEDCHVVIKLISQIVQREIIIRDVNRYHHFVNGECSCKDYW, from the coding sequence ATGCTTCCCTCCATCCTTTCAAAGTCGAGAAACGCGCCGTCACCCGCCGGACACCGCCGCCGTCTCCGTCGTCTCATCTCCTCTTCCCTCGGCAGGGCTACAACCCTCCCACCCACCACCGCCATTGCAGCAACGCCACCTCCAAGCACCAACTGCCACCTCGCTTCTTCCACTCATTCCTACCACCACTACACCTCCATCCTCCAATCCTGCGTCGCCGCTGGTTCCCTGCGCGCAGGCAGGCAGCTCCATGGCAGGCTCCTCGTCTCGGGCCTCGGCCCCGACACGGTCTTGTCCACCAAGCTCGTCGACCTGTACTCTGCCTGCGGCCATGTTGGGCAGGCGCGCCGCCTGTTTGACGGAATGCCCAAGCGGAACGTGTTCCTGTGGAACGTGCTGATCAGGGCCTACGCGCGGGAGGGGCCCCACGAGGCCGCGGTGCAGCTCTATTATGGGATGGCGGAGCACGGCGTGGAGCCGGATAACTTCACGTACCCGCTGGTGCTCAAGGCGTGCGCGGCGCTCCTGGACCTGGAGACCGGGAGGGAGGTGCACGAGCGCGTCTCGGGCACGCGGTGGGGCCAGGATGTGTTTGTGTGCGCCGGTGTTGTTGACATGTACGCCAAGTGCGGGTGTGTGGATGATGCTCGAGCGGTGTTTGATGGGATCGCGGTGAGAGACGCTGTCGTGTGGAATTCGATGATTGCTGCATATGGGCAGAATGGGCGACCCATGGAGGCGCTTTCATTGTGCCGTGACATGGCTTCTAATGGTGTTGGGCCCACAATCGCTACTCTGGTGAGTACAATATCAGCGGCGGCTGATGCCGCTGCTCTGCCTAGAGGGAGAGAGCTGCATGGGTTTGGTTGGAGGAGGGGATTTGGGCGGCAGGATAAGCTGAAAACTTCCCTTCTGGACATGTATGCCAAGAGTGGGTGGGTGCAGGTGGCTCGTGTTCTCTTTGAGCAACTTATGAAGAGGGAACTTGTTTCTTGGAATGCCATGATATGTGGATACGGGATGCATGGCCATGCTGACGAAGCACTTGAACTGTTTAACAAAATGAGGGGAGATGCTCAAGTGACTCCTGACAACATCACTTTTGTTGGGGTTTTATCTGCCTGCAACCATGGAGGGATGGTAGAAGAAGCAAGAGAGTTCTTTGGTCTGATGGTTGATGTGTACTCCATCAAGCCAACAGTGCAGCATTACACTTGCCTTGTAGATGTTCTTGGTCACACCGGTAGGTTTGAGGAAGCATATGACCTTATTAAAGGAATGTCTATCAAACCAGATTCAGGAATATGGGGGGCACTTCTCAATGGTTGTAAGATCCACAAAAATGTTGAACTAGGTGAGCTAGCCCTGCAGAAGTTGATTGAGCTCGAGCCTGAAGATGCTGGTAATTATGTCCATCTATCAAATATCTATGCTCAGTCTGGGAAATGGGAAAATGCTGCAAGGGTGAGAAAGCTAATGACCAATAGAGGCCTGAAAAAAATCCTCGCTTGCAGTTGGATTGAGTTGAAAGGAAAAACTCATGGATTTCTAGTTGGGGATGCATCTCATCCTAGATCAGATGAAATATATGAAGAGCTAGAGAGATTGGAAGGTCTCATGAGTGATGCTGGCTACGTGCCTGACACAATGCCAGTTTTCCACAATGTGGATGATGATGAAAAGAGGAATATGGTGAGAAGCCACAGTGAGAGGTTGGCCATTGCGTTTGGGCTCATTAGTACACCTCCTGGGACAAAGCTTCTTGTGACTAAGAATCTTCGAGTTTGCGAGGACTGTCATGTTGTTATCAAACTGATTTCACAGATTGTGCAGCGTGAGATCATCATAAGAGATGTTAACCGCTACCATCACTTTGTAAATGGTGAATGCTCTTGCAAAGACTACTGGTAG